The genomic DNA cgactcctCTGGTTGCATAAAAAGAGCTCCGCTTCAATGGAAGTCTGTGGGAAAAATTTGATTTCCCACTTGATTCTataaatatcaagcccatactgtcTATAATGTTCActctattttaactttttgtagTCTTATtgtttctatattgtacttttacaatgtggaaatgcatgtttattattcattacCATTATCGTTACtgtcctgctgctgtgacaatgttggagatcttatcttatctcttatttaaaacattttcccgaggagttaatggtctcaatcgctagtttcaggtcttcaaaGTGTCAGTTtcttttatattatgttatcaTTCAGAGGAAAGTGCAGCACATTATGAGGGAGTGGAcacctgtgtgattgacagctggcgTCGTCCAGCAGGAGTTGTCTGGTGACCGTGACATCAAAAAGTTCAGTTTCTTGCGGATGACGTAAACGATgataagataaaaatgaaaaataaacaaacatattatCAAGTGTCATTTgcagatataatatatatatatatatatatatcatttcctttattgtttttttcttttacgtcCATAAAGAATCTTAGAAATGCCTGCGTGTGACGGCCCCCTCTGGGGGTTCGGGCTCAAAGTTGAGTGACTGGCGGAGGCGGCAGGGTTTTGACACAGTATCGTAAACACGCTGCTCCAAACTCTCGCCCTCCTGAACTCCACCACCTCGCTGCACCGCGGCACAGTTTACACACTGATAACGTGACCGCGAGGTCACTGATCCCCTCAGTTCAACCTAAACACCTCGCAATgctgttatttttccttttccccccttttttcttttaaagaggCAGTGTCTTCATTGATGCACAGGCACAGGACTGtctttatacttttatactgtTTTTATATGATTCGTTTGAACCAATAATTGGAAATCCACAGCTtttgtcttgtataaagtacctaaaagggacaTCTTGAGTatctttaccagaaaatgactttgctAGAagtataatattacttaagtaaaagtcttaaagtataccacatttactgcacttaagtatcaaaagtacattttctgatttaaatgtaagttttagaagtaaaagtaggATTGAGCAATGgaggctcagtggtagggcaagttggcTTTTCTacaggaaggttgtgggttcaattcctggctctgctagtctatatctCAGAACATAGAGATCATTACCAACTCTCAGAGCCAAGTATAAAACATTCTTCCTgggtttgtgcatttttttggtcatttcatttaatattatGTATGAAACAGAGCGTAATGAGCTCATCTAAAGGATAATAAACTAGCTACAGTTCATcattttgtgataatttgtgcTTTTGGCACTGACGTTGGTGATGTCTGACGAATTTACCCTTCTGCCATTGGCGTCTTTAAAAACTGTGGCAGGGGTTTATTAGCTCTTTTAAGAACATAAGTGGGCTGCAGCAGCTTTGACATTCATAGAGTCTTACCAGTTTCCAGAGTTTGGCTGCGGGTGTAGAaacaagaagacagagacaatttctgcatttttttgacatttattttaaaaaatatatcacCATAACCTCtaaaaatatgcatttacaGGATATAAAGTAGTGGTAGTAGCTTGTTTTGGCATTGAGATGTGGTGGAAATGGATTACAGTGACTACACATCAGATTTATACAAAGAAAGACGAGGTTTCATTTATACATACACAACATTATACATGCCATATCTACATATTTACTCTGATTCATATTTTTTGAATTGTTCAATttggtgtgaaagtgtgaaaactGTTGGTTGACATCTCTGAAAACCCGAAATTGATGCCACTCACAAACAAACCAAGGATATCTGGTCATAAAGGAGCACTTCcgtcatttaaaatgtacagtttgttgaatttattttcatttatttattcgtATCTGTAAAATAGGAACGGCTTTGTGTTTAATCGATTGCAATAATGCAACTTCACACCTAGACAACCACAAAATTCTACTCACTGGTCctttaagaggctgaaatctgttttttaaaaactctcAAATTGATAGAAGGTGATTATTTCAGTGGCTGATTTGGTTGATGACTTAAAATCCGATTTGAAATCAATGATAAAAAGGCCAAGAAGGCTTTTTACTGGCATGAATAAAGGTGAAGTCACAGACGTCTGAACACAAGCATGAACATGGGCACTATAGggcacaaccacacacacacacacacacgtgacgcTTGAAGCCACTGGGAAGATGAGTTGCAGAgatttgtgtgcttgtgttcaGCCTAAGGCATGTGACCCGCGCTATACGCCGTTTACACTCCACCTGTCCACGCTTCAAAACTCTTGCGTCTCATTGCATTAGCTCTCGGGGGGtcggtcaaagagaaagttatACAACAGGTCTGACTCAGACCAGGAGAACCTGACCTCTGCCATAAAAATCCTGCCAGACaaattgacttttttatgtTCTTGAAAGAAATAAAGGAAAAGCACAAATCCGACATTTTGGTCAGAGGGAACTTTAACAGCTGGTTCAAGGAAGTCTGAGTTGGTGTGTTGAAAACCCTCTCTactcatattattatcattattatttttattttttatgcattttagaCAGATTCAGGGTCAGAATTAAAGCAAACTCAACCACAGGCTCAAAGAAATTACATACAACTCATATTTCTGTGGCAAACAATTAATCTGATTGTGAGTTACATTGAAGTACAAATAAGTATAAATGAGTAAATATTGTACAGTGCATCATTATAGAAAtacacgcccccccccccccggggagtGTCTATGCCAGTACGGCAGCATCTCGCACACCTGCGTCATTTAAATCATACCGTTCAGTGTCGCACTGCATGCTGGGAGGCGACTTGTCGGCGGGGCAGAGCAGGGAGCGGAAGTGCCTCCTGAAGGTGTCCGAGAGGCAGGCGTAGAGGATGGGGTTGGCGCAGCTCCACGAGTATGACAGCAGCACCACGAACTCAAACGCCCGGGCGAAATTGCGCACCATGTTGTCCTGCTTCAGCGAGCAGAAGTTGAAGGTGTAGAACGGCAGCCAGCACAGGCCGAACACaaccaccaccgccaccaccatTTTGGTGACCTGCCGCTCAACGCGGTGGCTCTCGGGGTTCGCCGTCGGGGCCCGGAGTCGCTGGGAGTGCAGCGTGAGCAGCAGCGCCGCGTAGGAGGCCGTCATCACCGTGAACGGCAGCGCGAAGCCCATGACGAACGTGTAGGAGAGCACGCCGAGCCACCACGCGTCCGACACCACCTCCGGGATGCACAGGCCCTGATCGGCGGAGAAGTGAAGCGCCATCGGGAGAATCATGAGGAGCGAGAAGAGCCACAGGAAGGCCGAGACGAACTGGGCGCAGCGCGGTGTTCTCCAGCGCGCGAACCGGAGCGGGTCTGCCAGCGCCATGTAGCGGTCGATGCTCATCACCGTCAGGCAGAAGACGCTCGTGAACTGGTTGATGCCGTCCAGCACCATGACCACCTTGCACGCCGTGTCTCCGAACATCCAGTGGTTCCGGAAGTTCTGGCTCGCGATGAAGGGCAGGCTGACCATGAAGAGGCCGTCGGCCAGCGCCAGGTTGAAGATGTACACCGTCGTGGAAGACGACATTTTGTCCAATTTCAAAATGGCGACAATGACCAGGGAGTTCCCGGCGAGTCCCAGGATGCAGACCACCAGGTAGAGGATCGCCATGGTGACGCCAAAAGCGTCGATATTGTCCTCAAAGTAGTGCTCGCCGATGTAAGTGTGGTTGTAGTCCATGTCTGACAGGGATGAGGTGTCCATTCTGAAGATCTGAAGATGCAAATTCCTCTACACACAGCTTCAGAGTCACCTCCTGACTTCAAGTATggagggtgaaaaaaaacaaaaactcaacagACTGAAGAATAAGCAACAGAACTAAAAATCAAGCTGTGTTCTTTCGGGTTCAAGGACATCCAGTAGCTCTTCACGTTCCCTCATCCAGTCACCACTTCCTTTTTATCTTCTGCAAAAACTGTGAAAGTTAGGTCCTCTGCTCTGACACTCGTGTGcaccgtctcacacacacacacacacacacacacacacgagtaaacacaGTCAGTGACGCACAGCAGTGTGGAAATGAGCCGGACAGCCGCTCAGCCGCTTGCCTGAGCTCTCCTTCTCCGTGGGAGTCCTTTTATATCTCTTCCCCCCACAGTGTGTGAAGAGTGTTT from Solea solea chromosome 21, fSolSol10.1, whole genome shotgun sequence includes the following:
- the LOC131448681 gene encoding somatostatin receptor type 2; this encodes MDTSSLSDMDYNHTYIGEHYFEDNIDAFGVTMAILYLVVCILGLAGNSLVIVAILKLDKMSSSTTVYIFNLALADGLFMVSLPFIASQNFRNHWMFGDTACKVVMVLDGINQFTSVFCLTVMSIDRYMALADPLRFARWRTPRCAQFVSAFLWLFSLLMILPMALHFSADQGLCIPEVVSDAWWLGVLSYTFVMGFALPFTVMTASYAALLLTLHSQRLRAPTANPESHRVERQVTKMVVAVVVVFGLCWLPFYTFNFCSLKQDNMVRNFARAFEFVVLLSYSWSCANPILYACLSDTFRRHFRSLLCPADKSPPSMQCDTERYDLNDAGVRDAAVLA